The following proteins are encoded in a genomic region of Rubrobacter xylanophilus DSM 9941:
- a CDS encoding DUF192 domain-containing protein has translation MRRGALLLAALLLVLAAGCGGEGGSASGGPAPETLTIHADGGDVRVRVEVADEPAEQRRGLMHRTALGEDRGMLFVFGSEQRLSFWMKDTLIPLSIAYIDAEGRIVDIQDMRPLDDDPPHYVSARPAMYALEVNRGFFEERGVEVGDTVELP, from the coding sequence ATGAGGCGCGGGGCGCTGCTCCTGGCGGCCCTTCTCCTCGTTCTCGCCGCCGGCTGCGGCGGGGAGGGCGGCTCCGCCTCCGGCGGGCCGGCTCCGGAGACGCTCACGATCCACGCGGACGGGGGGGACGTGAGGGTCCGGGTGGAGGTCGCCGACGAGCCCGCCGAGCAGCGGCGGGGCCTGATGCACCGTACCGCGCTCGGGGAGGACCGCGGGATGCTCTTCGTCTTCGGGTCGGAGCAGAGGCTCTCGTTCTGGATGAAGGACACCCTCATCCCGCTCTCCATCGCCTACATCGACGCGGAGGGGCGCATCGTGGACATCCAGGACATGAGGCCCCTCGACGACGATCCCCCGCACTACGTCTCCGCAAGGCCCGCCATGTACGCGCTGGAGGTGAACCGGGGGTTCTTCGAGGAGCGCGGGGTGGAGGTGGGCGACACGGTGGAGCTGCCCTAG
- a CDS encoding cytochrome ubiquinol oxidase subunit I, producing the protein MPIGDLDVPVIGKNVTIAVLVQTHILIATLILGASLIAPTAEYLGMVTKQPRYERFARNLARLIVILFATGSALAITFVLALVTLFPIFFSYLQNIFFWVFLVEAFLFLGVIIVLYAWYSVWDKLAYRKSLHVVFGFVAGGIGLIQMTMINVIASYMLTPSEAPVTDVASTYLNPTFVPLNMHRFVGNLSYVGFLIAGWAAWRYLRSTGEEDREYYDWMGHFGLLWGFGFLLLQPVVGYGYLKAIRESSPEAFNTIMLGDKSWLFILLMVELGIMGVASVAYFLHKLRFAVRPMENLRKLSVGAFALMALFSVLNVIPADASIVPQIGLVFGGGEGTQIPLGSMYPWKYIGLIGLTLVGFFVLALYLRATASGFVWGRASRWSQYALMVSAVVVVLTMMTMGYTRETARRVDNEPGYLIYGCITLQQQFTPETCAAGESLLQNVEGSR; encoded by the coding sequence ATGCCCATAGGAGATCTCGACGTACCCGTAATCGGCAAGAACGTAACGATAGCCGTCCTGGTACAGACCCACATCCTGATTGCCACGCTCATCCTCGGGGCCTCGCTCATCGCCCCCACGGCGGAGTACCTGGGCATGGTCACCAAGCAGCCCCGCTACGAGCGCTTCGCCCGCAACCTGGCGCGGCTCATCGTGATCCTCTTCGCCACGGGGTCGGCGCTGGCGATCACGTTCGTGCTGGCGCTGGTGACGCTCTTCCCGATCTTCTTCAGTTACCTGCAGAACATCTTCTTCTGGGTGTTTTTGGTCGAGGCGTTTCTGTTCCTGGGCGTGATCATCGTGCTCTACGCCTGGTACAGCGTGTGGGACAAGCTGGCCTACCGCAAGAGCCTGCACGTGGTCTTCGGCTTCGTGGCGGGGGGCATAGGGCTCATCCAGATGACCATGATCAACGTCATCGCCTCCTACATGCTCACCCCCTCGGAGGCCCCGGTCACCGACGTGGCCAGCACCTACCTGAACCCCACCTTCGTCCCGCTGAACATGCACCGCTTCGTGGGGAACCTCTCCTACGTGGGCTTCCTGATCGCCGGGTGGGCGGCCTGGCGCTACCTCAGGAGCACCGGCGAGGAGGACCGCGAGTACTACGACTGGATGGGCCACTTCGGGCTGCTGTGGGGCTTTGGCTTTCTGCTGCTGCAGCCGGTGGTGGGCTACGGGTACCTGAAGGCCATAAGGGAGAGCTCGCCCGAGGCCTTCAACACCATCATGCTCGGGGACAAGTCGTGGCTCTTCATCCTCCTCATGGTCGAGCTCGGGATCATGGGGGTCGCCAGCGTGGCGTACTTCCTGCACAAGCTGCGCTTTGCGGTGCGCCCGATGGAGAACCTGAGGAAGCTCTCGGTTGGGGCCTTTGCGCTCATGGCGCTCTTCTCGGTGCTCAACGTGATCCCGGCCGACGCCAGCATCGTGCCGCAGATAGGGCTTGTGTTTGGGGGCGGGGAGGGCACCCAGATACCGCTTGGGAGCATGTACCCGTGGAAGTACATAGGGCTCATAGGGCTTACGCTGGTTGGCTTCTTTGTTTTGGCGCTCTACCTGAGGGCTACGGCGAGCGGGTTTGTGTGGGGGCGGGCGAGCCGGTGGAGCCAGTATGCGTTGATGGTGAGCGCTGTTGTAGTGGTGCTTACGATGATGACGATGGGCTACACGCGGGAGACGGCGCGCAGGGTGGACAACGAGCCGGGCTACCTGATCTACGGGTGCATAACCCTCCAGCAGCAGTTCACCCCCGAGACCTGCGCGGCCGGGGAGAGCCTCCTGCAGAACGTGGAGGGCTCCAGGTAG
- a CDS encoding phosphosulfolactate synthase, producing MSEKTVAGGRTAFGFLRMNEREGKPRSRGVTEIRGPYYSAMGKRHLADVFETMGEYVDSVKFAGGAFTLMPEEALREIIDLAHEHDVMVSTGGFMETVLTQGPEAVDRYIRTCKDVGFDIIEISGGFITIPTDDWLRLVERVQRAGLKAKPEVGIQFGAGGTTAAEELETEGTRDPGWMISQARRFIEAGAYMVMIESEGITESVREWRTDVPAEVINALGLEKVMFEAAEPEVFEWYVKNYGPEVNLFVDHSQIVQLECLRRGIWGTKSTWGRVLTYKG from the coding sequence GTGAGCGAGAAGACCGTTGCCGGCGGCAGGACCGCCTTCGGTTTTCTGAGGATGAACGAGCGGGAGGGCAAGCCGCGCTCCCGCGGGGTCACGGAGATCCGCGGGCCCTACTACTCGGCGATGGGCAAGCGGCACCTGGCCGACGTCTTCGAGACCATGGGCGAGTACGTGGACTCGGTGAAGTTCGCGGGCGGGGCCTTCACCCTCATGCCCGAGGAGGCGCTCAGGGAGATCATAGACCTCGCCCACGAGCACGACGTGATGGTCTCCACCGGGGGGTTCATGGAGACCGTCCTGACCCAGGGGCCCGAGGCGGTGGACAGGTACATCCGGACCTGCAAGGACGTCGGCTTCGACATCATCGAGATCTCGGGGGGCTTCATCACGATCCCCACCGACGACTGGCTCAGGCTCGTGGAGAGGGTGCAGAGGGCGGGCCTCAAGGCCAAGCCGGAGGTGGGCATCCAGTTCGGGGCCGGCGGGACCACGGCCGCCGAGGAGCTGGAGACCGAGGGCACGCGCGACCCGGGGTGGATGATCTCGCAGGCCCGGCGGTTCATCGAGGCGGGGGCCTACATGGTCATGATCGAGTCCGAGGGCATCACCGAGAGCGTGCGGGAGTGGCGCACGGACGTGCCGGCCGAGGTGATCAACGCGCTCGGCCTGGAGAAGGTGATGTTCGAGGCCGCCGAGCCGGAGGTCTTCGAGTGGTACGTAAAGAACTACGGCCCTGAGGTCAACCTCTTCGTGGACCACTCCCAGATCGTGCAGCTCGAGTGCCTCAGGCGCGGCATCTGGGGCACGAAGAGCACCTGGGGCCGCGTCCTGACCTACAAGGGCTAG
- a CDS encoding rhodanese-like domain-containing protein: protein MVRTIDRETLKSRMESGDLLLLEVLGEASYRQGHLPGAVRYESAEQVRKLAPQKDAFIVAYCSNFN, encoded by the coding sequence ATGGTCAGGACCATAGACAGGGAGACCCTCAAGAGCAGGATGGAGAGCGGAGACCTGCTGCTTCTCGAGGTGCTAGGGGAGGCCTCCTACCGGCAGGGGCACCTTCCCGGGGCCGTCCGCTACGAGAGCGCCGAGCAGGTCCGGAAGCTCGCCCCCCAGAAGGACGCCTTTATCGTCGCCTACTGCTCCAACTTCAACTGA
- a CDS encoding MmgE/PrpD family protein gives MEKETHVGRLARFVARSSYEDLSDEAVRQLKVRVLDALGCAIGALGGEPVRMVREQLEEFGGNPLASLIGGGRTAPDRAALYNGALVRYLDYNDSFLAPGETCHPSDNLGAVLAAAEYAGGGGRDLLLSLAVAYQVQCRLSEVAPVRHKGFDHTTQGAYAAAAGVAKALGLDERRTANAIAISGTANNALRVTRTGALSHWKGLAYPNTAFAATHAAFLAMRGITGPPEVFEGNKGFMDAIAGRFEIDWEREDLELVRRTIVKKYNAEIHSQSALEGLLELRERHGLDPRAVERVELETFDVAYNIIGGGEEGSKHVVRTKEEADHSLPYMLAVALLDGEVGPEQYRPERIRAGDVQGLLRRVEVRPADDLSRRFPEEMPCRLRVFTGDGEKLEIEKKDYEGFFTRPLSWEGALGKFGRLCASIDKGLREEISGAVERLEEVEVSELASLLRKVRTG, from the coding sequence ATGGAGAAAGAGACGCACGTGGGAAGGCTCGCCCGCTTCGTGGCGAGGTCCTCCTACGAGGACCTCTCCGACGAGGCGGTGCGGCAGCTCAAGGTCAGGGTCCTGGACGCCCTGGGGTGCGCCATCGGCGCGCTCGGCGGGGAGCCGGTGCGGATGGTGCGGGAGCAGCTCGAGGAGTTCGGCGGGAACCCGCTCGCGAGCCTCATCGGGGGCGGGAGGACGGCCCCGGACCGGGCCGCCCTGTACAACGGGGCGCTCGTGCGCTACCTGGACTACAACGACTCCTTCCTCGCCCCCGGCGAGACCTGCCACCCCTCGGACAACCTGGGCGCTGTGCTCGCCGCGGCCGAGTACGCCGGGGGTGGGGGCCGGGATCTGCTGCTCTCCCTCGCCGTGGCCTACCAGGTGCAGTGCCGGCTCTCGGAGGTAGCGCCGGTGCGCCACAAGGGCTTCGACCACACCACCCAGGGGGCGTACGCCGCCGCGGCCGGGGTGGCGAAGGCGCTCGGGCTCGACGAGCGCCGGACGGCCAACGCCATCGCCATCAGCGGCACGGCCAACAACGCCCTGCGGGTCACCCGCACCGGGGCGCTCTCCCACTGGAAGGGGCTCGCCTACCCCAACACCGCCTTCGCCGCCACCCACGCGGCGTTTCTGGCGATGCGCGGGATCACGGGGCCCCCCGAGGTCTTCGAGGGGAACAAGGGCTTCATGGACGCCATAGCCGGGCGCTTCGAGATCGACTGGGAGAGGGAGGATCTGGAGCTGGTGAGGCGCACCATCGTCAAGAAGTACAACGCCGAGATCCACTCCCAGTCCGCGCTGGAGGGCCTCCTGGAGCTCAGGGAGAGGCACGGCCTCGATCCCCGCGCGGTGGAGCGGGTGGAGCTCGAGACCTTCGACGTCGCCTACAACATCATCGGCGGGGGCGAGGAGGGGAGCAAGCACGTGGTGCGCACCAAGGAGGAGGCCGACCACAGCCTCCCCTATATGCTGGCGGTGGCGCTGCTGGACGGGGAGGTGGGCCCGGAGCAGTACCGGCCGGAGCGCATAAGGGCCGGGGACGTGCAGGGGCTTCTGCGGCGGGTGGAGGTGCGCCCCGCCGACGACCTCAGCCGCCGCTTCCCCGAGGAGATGCCCTGCCGGCTGCGCGTGTTCACCGGGGACGGCGAGAAGCTCGAGATCGAGAAGAAAGACTACGAGGGCTTCTTCACCCGGCCCCTCTCCTGGGAGGGAGCGCTCGGGAAGTTCGGGCGGCTGTGCGCCTCCATAGACAAGGGCCTGCGCGAGGAGATCTCCGGGGCCGTAGAGCGTCTGGAGGAGGTCGAGGTCTCCGAGCTTGCGTCTCTTTTGCGGAAGGTACGGACCGGCTGA
- a CDS encoding DUF488 domain-containing protein, whose product MALRVKRVYEEPGEDDGYRVLVDRVWPRGLSRERARLSEWRKELAPSGELRKWFGHRPERWEEFKERYRRELEESGGLEGLRELARRAERENVTLLFGAKDAEHNNARALAEFAAGGEP is encoded by the coding sequence ATGGCCCTGCGCGTGAAGCGGGTCTACGAGGAGCCCGGGGAGGACGACGGGTACAGGGTCCTGGTGGACCGCGTCTGGCCCCGGGGGCTCTCCAGGGAGAGGGCCCGCCTCTCGGAGTGGAGAAAGGAGCTGGCCCCGAGCGGCGAGCTCCGGAAGTGGTTCGGCCACCGGCCGGAGCGCTGGGAGGAGTTCAAGGAGCGCTACCGCAGGGAGCTGGAGGAGAGCGGCGGGCTGGAGGGGCTGCGCGAGCTCGCGCGCCGCGCGGAGAGGGAGAACGTCACCCTCCTCTTCGGCGCGAAGGACGCCGAGCACAACAACGCCCGGGCGCTGGCGGAGTTTGCCGCGGGCGGGGAACCTTGA
- the alaXM gene encoding alanyl-tRNA editing protein AlaXM — protein sequence MTEELFLGDSYLREFEARVVRLDGREVVLDRTAFYPGGGGQPADRGALGIGPVRAAVVDVRRAGGEIVHVLDRPIPDTVRRLRGELDWERRYAHMRYHTALHVLSGVIWRRFGAKVTGGQMRADRARMDFSFPGEWTSEVVGEIERLTNAALAEERPVRVYELPREEALENPDLIRTQVNLVPERVELVRVVEIEGIDTQADGGTHVANTREVGRMEITSHKSKGRRNKRVEFVLR from the coding sequence GGTGGTCCGCCTCGACGGCCGGGAGGTGGTGCTGGACCGCACCGCCTTCTACCCCGGGGGCGGGGGGCAGCCCGCGGACAGGGGTGCCCTGGGCATCGGCCCCGTGCGGGCCGCCGTGGTGGACGTGCGCCGGGCGGGTGGGGAGATAGTCCACGTGCTGGACAGGCCCATCCCGGACACCGTGCGGAGGCTGCGGGGAGAGCTGGACTGGGAGCGGCGCTACGCCCACATGCGCTACCACACCGCGCTGCACGTGCTCTCCGGGGTCATCTGGCGGCGTTTCGGCGCCAAGGTGACGGGGGGGCAGATGCGCGCCGACCGGGCCCGCATGGACTTCTCCTTCCCCGGTGAGTGGACCTCGGAGGTGGTCGGCGAGATAGAGCGCCTGACCAACGCGGCGCTCGCGGAGGAGCGCCCGGTGCGGGTCTACGAGCTGCCGCGGGAGGAGGCGCTCGAGAACCCGGACCTCATCCGCACCCAGGTGAACCTGGTGCCCGAGCGGGTGGAGCTGGTGCGCGTCGTCGAGATCGAGGGGATAGACACCCAGGCCGACGGCGGCACCCACGTGGCCAACACCCGCGAGGTGGGCCGGATGGAGATCACCTCGCACAAGAGCAAGGGCCGCCGGAACAAGCGGGTGGAGTTCGTCCTGCGATGA
- a CDS encoding DsbA family oxidoreductase: MAAVRLHKLMPEYRGRLRLRIRAFPLEVASGEAAPRDILEQEWWLAAIQEPAAEFAPYEGDDWPSTTLPAFEAAWCAFRQGEEAGLEYDLRVRRAFFAEGRNIGRREVLLEIAEEAGLESRRFERDFSGEEPRRAVLEELREGRERYGVKGTPTLMLPDGRKLRPPIAYPRLRGRRVVGVGRLPCCGEDCLEQTRRLLEEAAAAVE, translated from the coding sequence ATCGCGGCCGTGCGCCTGCACAAGCTGATGCCGGAGTACCGGGGGCGCCTGAGGCTCAGGATAAGGGCCTTCCCGCTGGAGGTGGCCTCGGGCGAGGCCGCCCCCCGGGACATCCTGGAGCAGGAGTGGTGGCTCGCCGCCATCCAGGAGCCCGCCGCCGAGTTCGCGCCCTACGAGGGGGACGACTGGCCCTCCACGACGCTCCCGGCCTTCGAGGCCGCGTGGTGCGCCTTCCGGCAGGGGGAGGAAGCCGGCCTCGAGTACGACCTGCGGGTGAGGAGGGCCTTCTTCGCCGAGGGCCGCAACATCGGCCGCAGAGAGGTGCTGCTGGAGATAGCCGAGGAGGCGGGCCTCGAGTCGCGCCGCTTCGAGCGCGACTTCTCCGGGGAGGAGCCCCGGCGGGCGGTGCTCGAGGAGCTGCGCGAGGGGCGGGAGCGCTACGGGGTGAAGGGGACGCCCACGCTGATGCTCCCCGACGGGAGGAAGCTCCGGCCCCCCATAGCCTACCCCCGGCTGCGCGGCCGGAGGGTGGTCGGCGTGGGGCGCCTTCCCTGCTGCGGCGAGGACTGCCTGGAGCAGACCCGGCGGCTCCTCGAGGAGGCCGCCGCGGCGGTAGAGTGA